In the Populus trichocarpa isolate Nisqually-1 chromosome 1, P.trichocarpa_v4.1, whole genome shotgun sequence genome, one interval contains:
- the LOC18095600 gene encoding uncharacterized protein LOC18095600, whose product MGGRGVIGDKWSSRVLWACAIGSVVSLYMVVVERQLQNRERMMAEGLKNIDAESGAGDNV is encoded by the exons ATGGGAGGCCGAGGAGTTATTGGTGATAAATGGTCCTCGAGGGTTCTTTGGGCCTGTGCTATTGGAAGTGTAGTCA GCCTGTATATGGTTGTTGTTGAAAGACAATTACAAAACAGGGAACGAATGATGGCTGAAGGTTTAAAGAATATTGATGCGGAATCAGGCGCTGGTGACAATGTTTAA